Below is a genomic region from Streptomyces sp. RPA4-2.
GTGAGCTGGGCGATCCGGCGGTAGGAACGGCGGAGGTTCCCGAACCGGGCGCGGTCACCATCGTCGTACCGACCTTCAACGAGGCCGGCAACGTCCCCGAACTGCTGCGCAGGATCACCGAGTCGGTACCGGCCCGGCTGCCCTGCGAGGTGGTCTTCGTGGACGACTCCACCGACGACACCCCCGGCGTGATCGTCCGGGCCGCGCAGGACTGCCCGTTCCCGGTGACCGTGCTGCACCGCGAACGGCCCACCGGCGGCCTCGGCGGCGCGGTCGTCGAGGGACTGAGGGCGGCGACCTCCGACTGGATCGTCGTCATGGACGGCGACCTGCAGCATCCGCCGTCCCTGGTACCGGAGTTGGTGGGCTCCGGCGAGCGGTCCGGCGCCGGCCTCGTCGTCGCCAGCCGTTACATCAAGGGCGGCAGCCGCGCGGGACTCGCCGGCGGCTACCGCATCGCCGTGTCACGCGGCGCGACCTGGCTGACCAAGACCCTCTTCCCGCGCCGACTGCGCGGCATCAGCGACCCGATGAGCGGCTTCTTCGCGATCCGCCGCAGCGCGGTCACCGCCGACATCCTCCAGCCCCTCGGCTACAAGATCCTCCTCGAACTCGCCGTACGCAGCCGCCCCCGTCAGGTCACCGAGGTGCCCTTCGTCTTCCAGGACCGGTTCGCCGGCGAGTCCAAGTCGAGCGCGCGGGAGGGCTTCCGTTTCCTGCGCCATCTGGCCGGGTTGCGCACCGCCTCACCGGTCGCCCGGATGGTCGTCTTCGGCCTGATCGGCGCCACGGGCTTCCTGCCCAACCTGCTCGGTCTGTACATGCTCACCGCCGTCGGCCTGCACTACCTGCCGGCGGAGATCCTCGCCAACCAGTTCGGCGTCGCCTGGAACTTCCTGCTCATCGAGCACCTGCTGTTCCGTGAACGCCGCAGGCACCGCAACCGGTGGGACCGCATGGGCCGCTTCGCCCTGCTCGCCAACGCCGACCTGGTGCTGCGCATCCCCCTGATCGCCCTGTTCGTCCGCCACTTCGGCATGGGCGCGCTGTCCGCCACCGCCCTGGCCCTGGTGACGACCTTCGTCCTGCGTTTCGCCGGCACCGAGGCGCTGGTCTACCTGCCGCGCCGCAGCCGTGCGGCCGAGGCCGACGGCGGGAGCCGCGGCCGCGGCCGCGGCCACACAACAAGGGGAGACGTGTGAAGTCCGGGATACGACCACGCCGCAGAACCTCACTCCTGGCCGTGGCGGGACTCGCCGCCGGGCTGCTGATCGTCTCGCCGCCGCAGCCCGCCTCAGCCGCGAACCTCGTCACCAACCCGGGCTTCGAGACCGCCGGTGCGGACGGCATGCCGTACTGCTGGGAGAAGTCCGGCTGGGGCGACAACGACTTCACGTTCGCCACAGTGAGCGGATCGCACTCCGGTTCCAAGGCCATGAAGGTCAGCCTGACCCGGCGCGTGGACGGCGACCGCAAGGCGCTGATCACGGAGTCCGCGGCCTGCGCGCCGGTGGTCACCGCGGGCAGGCAGTACGACCTGGGCCTCTGGTACAGGACGACGACCCCGGACGCCGCCCTCACCCTCTTCCGGCACGACACGACGGCGGGCTGGCAGTACTGGACCGACCTGAAGACCCTGGACATGGCGGCGGCCTGGACCTCGGCGAGCGTGCGTACGCCCGCCGTCCCGGCCGGTACCGACCGGATCACCTGGGGTGTCTCGGTGTACGGCACCGGCTCGGCGACCACCGACGACTACACGATGGAGCAGGTCGTCGACCCGATCCCGCCCGCCACCTGCACCGCCCCGGCCGACCAGTGCGCGGGCGGCCGCTGGGACGTGCTTCCCACCCAGAACCCGGTGCGCTCCATGCACTCCGTCGTCCTCAACAACGGCAAGGTGCTGCTGATCGCCGGGTCCGGCAACAGTGAGGAGAACTTCGACGCGGGCACGTTCACCAGCGCGGTCTACGACCCGGCGAACGGCACGTACAAGGTGATCCCCACGCCGAAGGACATGTTCTGCTCGGGGCACGTCCAGCTCGCCGACGGGCGGGTGCTGGTGATGAGCGGCAACAAGGCGTTCCCGGTCGCGGGCGGGCACGGCTACGAGGGGTACAAGGAGTCGTACGTCTTCGACCCCGTCACCGAGACGTACAGCAGGACGAACGACCTGAACGACGGCCACTGGTACCCGTCGGCCACCGAGC
It encodes:
- a CDS encoding glycosyltransferase, with translation MSSFESTVPGELGDPAVGTAEVPEPGAVTIVVPTFNEAGNVPELLRRITESVPARLPCEVVFVDDSTDDTPGVIVRAAQDCPFPVTVLHRERPTGGLGGAVVEGLRAATSDWIVVMDGDLQHPPSLVPELVGSGERSGAGLVVASRYIKGGSRAGLAGGYRIAVSRGATWLTKTLFPRRLRGISDPMSGFFAIRRSAVTADILQPLGYKILLELAVRSRPRQVTEVPFVFQDRFAGESKSSAREGFRFLRHLAGLRTASPVARMVVFGLIGATGFLPNLLGLYMLTAVGLHYLPAEILANQFGVAWNFLLIEHLLFRERRRHRNRWDRMGRFALLANADLVLRIPLIALFVRHFGMGALSATALALVTTFVLRFAGTEALVYLPRRSRAAEADGGSRGRGRGHTTRGDV